The following proteins are co-located in the Acidicapsa acidisoli genome:
- a CDS encoding response regulator, with product MSKVMNFETVPLAELASKGITARVDRPKPIVLVVDDERVIADTLAAILGRSGFAALAAYQGFNALEIALANRPDLLLTDVAMPGMNGIELAIAVRKAVPECRVLLFSGQATTAGLLAQAHEAGHDFTTLQKPLHPTELLARISETLEVPTTI from the coding sequence ATGTCCAAAGTAATGAATTTCGAAACCGTTCCACTGGCTGAGCTGGCTTCGAAAGGCATCACGGCTCGGGTTGATCGACCGAAGCCTATTGTTCTGGTCGTGGACGATGAGCGTGTGATTGCCGACACGCTTGCGGCGATTCTTGGACGAAGCGGCTTTGCAGCTCTGGCTGCTTATCAGGGATTTAACGCGCTTGAAATTGCGCTTGCGAATCGCCCTGATCTACTGCTGACTGACGTTGCGATGCCGGGGATGAATGGTATCGAACTGGCAATTGCGGTGAGGAAGGCAGTTCCGGAATGCAGGGTGCTTTTGTTTTCCGGACAGGCCACGACAGCGGGTTTGCTTGCGCAGGCCCATGAAGCGGGGCACGACTTTACGACTCTCCAGAAGCCTCTTCATCCGACAGAGCTGCTGGCTCGCATCTCCGAGACTTTGGAAGTTCCAACCACAATATAG
- the rbsK gene encoding ribokinase: protein MAEKKPIVVVGSINMDLVVTAAHIPAAGETILGTDFQNHPGGKGANQAVAAARLGVPSGLQVQMIGQVGSDDIGKQLRDGLNKAGVDTSSVGTAPGSSGVALITVSATGENSIVVIPGANTQVTPAFLDQHSEKIRKAGLVLAQLEIPLETVVHLATLCTNAGVPLILDPAPARELPEELFRQVAWFTPNETETAFYIGETEKNLAISAQELQAKGIKGVVLKLGSKGAFLADPSGSEMRIQPFHVQAVDSTAAGDAFNGAFAAAITMGQSRLEAAMFASAAAAISVTRKGAQSSMATLQEVHQMLGDA, encoded by the coding sequence ATGGCAGAAAAGAAACCAATCGTCGTCGTCGGCAGCATCAATATGGACCTAGTCGTCACTGCCGCGCACATCCCCGCGGCCGGCGAAACCATCCTCGGCACCGACTTCCAGAACCATCCCGGCGGAAAAGGAGCCAATCAGGCCGTCGCCGCCGCTCGCCTCGGAGTGCCCTCCGGCCTTCAGGTTCAGATGATCGGCCAAGTCGGCTCCGACGACATCGGCAAGCAGCTCCGCGACGGCCTCAACAAGGCAGGAGTAGACACCAGCTCAGTCGGCACCGCGCCCGGATCGTCAGGCGTCGCTCTCATCACCGTCTCCGCCACCGGCGAAAACAGCATCGTCGTCATCCCCGGCGCCAACACCCAGGTCACCCCGGCCTTCCTCGATCAGCATTCCGAAAAGATCCGCAAAGCCGGCCTCGTCCTGGCTCAGTTGGAAATTCCGCTCGAAACCGTAGTCCATCTCGCCACGCTTTGCACCAACGCCGGCGTCCCGCTCATCCTCGATCCCGCACCCGCCCGCGAACTGCCCGAAGAGCTCTTCCGTCAAGTCGCCTGGTTCACACCCAACGAAACCGAAACCGCGTTTTATATCGGCGAAACCGAGAAAAACCTCGCCATTTCCGCCCAGGAGCTGCAAGCCAAAGGCATAAAGGGCGTTGTCCTCAAGCTCGGCTCAAAGGGCGCATTTCTCGCCGATCCCTCCGGCAGCGAAATGCGCATCCAGCCCTTCCACGTGCAAGCCGTGGACTCAACCGCAGCAGGCGACGCTTTCAACGGAGCCTTCGCCGCAGCCATCACGATGGGCCAGTCCCGCCTCGAAGCCGCCATGTTCGCATCCGCCGCCGCCGCCATCTCCGTAACCCGCAAAGGCGCCCAATCCTCCATGGCGACGTTACAGGAAGTCCACCAGATGCTGGGCGACGCATAG
- a CDS encoding ester cyclase, with amino-acid sequence MTRDNATIVRSFADEVITQGNIEAAAQYVWEDVIEQVPLPGQGPGLEGLKDILRAMRAGFPDLVFSILEQITEHDKVASRFEWTGTHRGEFLGIPATGRFVRVWGIVIDRLEDGRIKDTRILMDTLGLMGQLGVLPSPGTP; translated from the coding sequence ATGACGCGGGACAATGCCACGATCGTCCGGAGCTTTGCGGATGAAGTGATCACACAAGGGAACATCGAAGCCGCAGCGCAATATGTCTGGGAAGACGTGATTGAGCAGGTTCCACTGCCTGGGCAAGGTCCCGGACTCGAGGGTCTCAAAGACATCCTTCGCGCCATGCGCGCCGGCTTTCCCGACCTGGTCTTCTCCATCCTGGAACAAATCACAGAACACGATAAAGTCGCCAGCCGCTTCGAATGGACCGGTACGCACCGTGGTGAATTTCTCGGCATTCCCGCAACAGGACGTTTTGTTCGCGTCTGGGGGATTGTCATTGACCGCCTGGAGGATGGCCGTATCAAGGACACCCGCATCCTCATGGATACCCTCGGCCTGATGGGCCAACTCGGCGTCCTGCCTTCTCCGGGCACACCTTGA
- the cynS gene encoding cyanase, whose protein sequence is MTAREQLTEKILAAKRRLKLKWSTIAPALGSGSAVMYTAALLGQFPLTAEEAQKAAAVLDLDDADAALLTEPPMRGAGSVMPPTDPLIYRFYELVQNYGTTWKALIEEEFGDGIMSAIDFNMSIAREPDPKGDRVKIEMSGKFLPYKCY, encoded by the coding sequence ATGACAGCGCGAGAGCAACTCACAGAAAAGATCCTTGCAGCAAAACGGCGGCTTAAGCTCAAGTGGTCCACCATTGCTCCCGCCCTCGGCAGCGGTTCAGCAGTTATGTACACGGCCGCCCTGCTCGGCCAGTTCCCACTCACCGCCGAAGAAGCCCAGAAAGCAGCCGCCGTCCTCGATCTGGACGACGCCGACGCAGCGCTCCTCACCGAACCTCCAATGCGCGGAGCAGGCTCCGTCATGCCGCCCACCGATCCGCTCATCTATCGCTTTTACGAACTCGTCCAGAACTACGGCACAACGTGGAAAGCCCTAATCGAAGAGGAATTCGGCGACGGCATCATGAGCGCCATCGACTTCAACATGTCCATCGCCCGCGAACCCGACCCCAAAGGCGACCGCGTCAAAATCGAGATGAGCGGCAAATTCCTGCCTTACAAGTGCTATTAA
- a CDS encoding NB-ARC domain-containing protein yields the protein MTPRMAVQRKAGIFISYARKDGADLAQRLQRDLQAEGFDAWLDKQRLAGGASWTTEIERAIDKSHVVLALVTPGCNASEICRAEQLRSLRKGKRVIPLLARLGSDIPLYLEAKQYRDFSGANSYAAQFKLLLEDVRGGASVVLRLEYRVTRSTVPPLPPNFVARPEEVTKMRQLLTGEGPEMRIVGIHGMGGLGKTVLAQEICHDRVIQDAFPDGIIWLGINEANLLEQVREAGRALGDRESAYETLASGSSRLRNLLEQKATLLVLDDVVEAKQLETFRTGEWSAPRVRILFTTRDRSVGLQWAAKVLSLECLTEGQSVELLKRWAGREDPAFGLVAKRVAYLPLALKIAGAVLSQDVSGMDWLAEVQRVSEIRLDRYSKDPQTNLKICFDVSLDRLPREDQTLYYTLGVFAKGSRIPFRLVMQLWRSLDVRLTENRCKDVGRAFASRALIEINEDRLSRHDLLDDYAVERLEAAPELFPALADSLVHALKEDDDWIVRILAAQALGFIKDRSALLGLLRAATNDDDIDVRLAALRALAPLRDPRAIRGLIEVLQECNFETTLEAANALALIGEPAVVPLLGTLHTMRLVGLCDAIRALEWIGDPRALPALEALCDNKDVIERVVTSEGIIHVNMAAQACERIRQKLQQ from the coding sequence TTGACACCACGGATGGCTGTGCAGCGCAAAGCCGGCATCTTCATCTCATATGCTCGCAAGGACGGCGCGGACTTGGCTCAGCGCCTCCAGCGGGACCTCCAGGCGGAAGGCTTCGACGCCTGGCTAGACAAGCAGCGCCTCGCGGGTGGCGCTTCATGGACGACCGAAATCGAGCGCGCCATCGACAAATCCCACGTGGTCCTGGCCTTGGTGACCCCGGGATGTAATGCCTCTGAGATTTGCCGCGCAGAGCAGCTCCGCTCACTTCGCAAGGGGAAACGGGTTATTCCCCTGCTTGCCCGCTTGGGCAGCGATATTCCACTGTATCTCGAAGCAAAACAGTACCGCGACTTCAGCGGTGCAAACTCCTATGCCGCACAGTTCAAGCTCCTGCTCGAAGACGTTCGCGGAGGTGCGAGCGTGGTTCTGCGACTGGAGTATCGTGTCACTCGCTCCACGGTCCCGCCGCTTCCGCCGAACTTCGTCGCGCGCCCTGAGGAGGTGACGAAGATGCGCCAACTCCTTACAGGCGAAGGCCCAGAGATGCGAATCGTCGGCATACATGGGATGGGAGGCCTTGGCAAGACCGTACTTGCCCAAGAAATCTGTCATGACCGTGTAATTCAAGATGCGTTTCCCGACGGGATCATTTGGCTGGGGATCAACGAGGCCAATCTCCTGGAGCAAGTGCGAGAAGCTGGGAGGGCTCTTGGTGATCGGGAATCAGCTTACGAGACTCTGGCTTCGGGCTCAAGCCGGTTGCGCAACTTGCTGGAACAAAAAGCGACGCTCCTGGTGTTGGATGATGTTGTGGAAGCCAAACAGCTTGAAACTTTCCGGACTGGCGAGTGGAGCGCTCCCCGTGTTCGAATCCTATTTACGACGCGAGACCGGTCCGTCGGCCTCCAGTGGGCAGCTAAGGTGCTCTCTTTGGAATGTTTAACAGAGGGGCAGTCGGTAGAACTCTTGAAGAGGTGGGCAGGACGAGAGGACCCGGCGTTCGGGCTCGTTGCAAAGCGCGTCGCATACCTTCCGCTGGCCCTCAAGATCGCCGGAGCTGTTCTTTCGCAGGACGTTTCGGGAATGGACTGGCTTGCCGAAGTACAGCGGGTGTCCGAGATAAGGTTAGATCGCTACTCGAAAGATCCTCAGACCAATCTGAAGATCTGTTTCGATGTGAGCCTGGACCGGCTCCCGAGAGAGGATCAAACATTGTACTACACCCTCGGCGTTTTTGCCAAAGGTAGTCGAATACCCTTCCGCTTGGTGATGCAGTTGTGGCGGAGCCTCGATGTGAGGCTGACCGAAAATCGATGCAAGGACGTCGGGAGAGCGTTCGCGTCCCGCGCGCTCATCGAGATAAACGAAGATCGGTTGAGCCGACACGACTTGCTGGATGACTATGCCGTCGAGAGGTTGGAAGCTGCGCCGGAACTGTTCCCCGCTTTGGCAGATAGCTTGGTCCACGCACTCAAAGAGGACGATGACTGGATCGTCCGTATTTTGGCCGCCCAAGCCCTCGGTTTCATAAAGGACCGTTCTGCTCTTCTCGGTCTCCTGCGAGCCGCGACCAATGACGATGACATAGATGTTCGGCTCGCGGCACTGCGCGCGCTTGCACCCCTTCGCGATCCACGGGCGATCCGTGGGCTGATTGAAGTGCTTCAAGAATGCAACTTTGAGACAACTCTCGAAGCCGCAAACGCTCTTGCTTTGATAGGAGAGCCGGCGGTCGTACCGCTTCTCGGCACCCTTCACACAATGCGTCTCGTCGGATTGTGCGATGCCATACGCGCTCTGGAATGGATCGGCGATCCACGGGCGCTGCCAGCATTGGAGGCTCTCTGTGACAACAAGGATGTCATCGAACGGGTTGTCACGAGCGAGGGCATCATCCACGTGAATATGGCGGCGCAAGCGTGCGAAAGGATCAGGCAGAAACTTCAACAGTAG
- a CDS encoding DUF6580 family putative transport protein has translation MPAYLLLLAALLSRVIPHAGWYGFTAVGGSLLYFGARRNWREIFLPVAAFAGVDYYLTTHVYGYDFIWQSYLVTWAWNAAAIVLGSILLARHVSVLRVASAAIIGPTSFFLASNYAVWAGAHNPGGMYAPTFTGLLTCLAAGLPFYGRDLLSTGLILTLAFGVPVAVRRYLASRETAPSRQIL, from the coding sequence ATGCCCGCATATCTGCTGTTGCTTGCCGCTCTTCTGAGCCGCGTCATTCCCCACGCCGGATGGTACGGATTCACCGCCGTCGGTGGCTCGCTGCTCTACTTCGGCGCGCGCCGCAACTGGCGTGAAATCTTCTTGCCCGTCGCCGCATTCGCCGGAGTCGACTACTACCTCACCACGCACGTCTACGGCTACGACTTCATCTGGCAGTCCTACCTCGTCACCTGGGCCTGGAACGCCGCCGCCATCGTGCTGGGCAGCATCCTGCTCGCCCGCCACGTCTCCGTCCTGCGAGTAGCCTCCGCAGCGATCATCGGCCCCACGTCCTTCTTCCTCGCATCGAACTACGCCGTCTGGGCTGGAGCGCACAACCCAGGCGGCATGTACGCGCCCACATTCACTGGCCTGCTCACCTGTCTCGCCGCCGGACTGCCCTTCTACGGCCGCGATCTTCTCTCCACCGGCCTGATTCTCACCCTCGCCTTTGGAGTTCCTGTCGCCGTCCGCCGCTACCTCGCAAGCCGCGAAACCGCCCCCAGCCGCCAAATCCTCTAG
- a CDS encoding metal-dependent hydrolase, whose product MEPVTHFLTGACIGRAGLNRRTAYATLAATLAAEAPDMDVLWPYSGPVAGLEHHRGITHTFVAAPVMALAITGFVWFIDWLLNRIFQSRSRNLRERQPIRWLWVYAAAFIADLSHLLLDWTNNYGLRPFFPFNPRWYSGDLVFIAEPVLWALLLAALIVPAILGLADREVGARRTRFRGRGWAIAALSGMVILWCWRWAEHAAARNLVEAAQVTPTPIRRIALEPYPINPWRWHALLETETTWQTAEVDTRSGQVVSDSRVDSLFKPQDTPAIEAAKRTRLGQVYLDWSQWPVVRDLGRRSVSGHPAPDLPPSRAWTTVDFSDLRFAYSWRNTSMIGASNDRLDEILGQSPLSGWVYIVDGKEDAGQFLGGQEQK is encoded by the coding sequence ATGGAGCCAGTCACCCACTTCCTCACCGGAGCCTGCATCGGACGCGCCGGGCTCAACCGCCGCACTGCCTACGCCACCCTCGCAGCCACCCTCGCTGCCGAAGCGCCCGATATGGACGTCCTCTGGCCCTACAGCGGGCCCGTCGCCGGCCTCGAACACCATCGCGGCATCACTCATACCTTCGTCGCGGCCCCTGTCATGGCGCTCGCCATCACCGGCTTCGTCTGGTTCATTGACTGGCTCCTGAATCGCATCTTCCAGTCTCGTAGCAGAAACCTCAGAGAACGTCAGCCCATCCGCTGGCTATGGGTCTACGCAGCAGCCTTCATTGCGGATCTCAGTCACCTGCTCCTCGACTGGACCAACAACTACGGCCTGCGCCCATTCTTTCCCTTCAACCCCCGCTGGTACTCCGGCGATCTCGTCTTCATCGCCGAGCCGGTGCTCTGGGCGCTTCTTCTCGCAGCCCTCATCGTCCCGGCAATTCTCGGCCTCGCCGATCGCGAAGTAGGCGCACGCCGCACCCGTTTTCGCGGACGTGGCTGGGCCATCGCCGCACTCTCCGGCATGGTCATCCTCTGGTGTTGGCGCTGGGCCGAGCACGCCGCCGCCCGCAACCTCGTCGAAGCAGCCCAGGTCACGCCAACCCCTATCCGCCGCATCGCCCTCGAACCCTACCCCATCAACCCCTGGCGCTGGCACGCCCTGCTCGAAACCGAGACCACCTGGCAAACCGCGGAAGTCGACACCCGCTCCGGCCAGGTCGTCAGCGACTCCCGCGTCGACTCGCTCTTCAAGCCGCAGGACACCCCCGCCATCGAAGCCGCCAAACGCACCCGCCTCGGTCAGGTCTATCTCGACTGGTCCCAGTGGCCGGTCGTCCGCGACCTCGGCCGGAGATCCGTCTCCGGTCATCCGGCTCCCGATCTCCCGCCATCCCGCGCCTGGACCACCGTCGACTTCAGCGACCTCCGCTTTGCATACTCCTGGCGAAACACCAGCATGATCGGCGCCTCCAACGATCGGCTCGACGAGATCCTCGGCCAATCCCCACTCTCCGGCTGGGTCTACATCGTAGACGGCAAAGAAGACGCCGGCCAGTTTCTCGGTGGCCAGGAACAAAAATGA
- a CDS encoding nucleoside hydrolase: MRPLSALLLLLCLIPSASAQNHSVAPRKMVLIDQDGSGPGGSNQMAMMTLLQSPQVQVLGITMVTGNAWRDEETQHTLRMLELIGRTDVPVAMGAIYPLVRNQQETSLEAPLVGNVDWLGAWGGGPTNLVQSADNSIHGEKPHASVIYQKTHGPYEIPPMPEGAPHTHAIEEDAVHFLIRQVHAHPHQVTIYAAGPLTNIALALSIDPEFAPLTQGIILMGGSLNPQTTDPEYAENPRHEFNFWFDPEAAHITLRAHWPRIDVTTVDISIKALFTPAMIDAISKSSNPAAQYIAKYSQERYYMWDEITAAAWLDPTLITHEKYVYMDVDINHGPNYGNTLTWTDDFRPQTDLQHVHAQLDLDLPRFQKMFIELMTAPPQKP; encoded by the coding sequence ATGCGCCCGCTCTCAGCCCTCCTTCTGCTTCTCTGCCTGATCCCGTCCGCCTCGGCTCAAAACCACTCAGTCGCACCCCGCAAAATGGTCCTCATCGACCAGGACGGCTCCGGTCCTGGCGGCTCCAACCAGATGGCCATGATGACCCTGCTCCAGTCCCCGCAGGTCCAGGTCCTCGGCATCACCATGGTCACCGGCAACGCCTGGCGCGACGAAGAAACCCAGCACACCCTCCGCATGTTGGAACTCATCGGCCGCACCGACGTCCCCGTCGCCATGGGAGCCATCTACCCGCTCGTCCGCAACCAGCAGGAGACAAGCCTCGAAGCCCCGCTCGTCGGCAACGTCGACTGGCTAGGCGCCTGGGGCGGAGGCCCAACCAACCTCGTCCAATCAGCCGACAACTCCATCCACGGCGAAAAGCCCCATGCCTCCGTCATCTATCAGAAAACCCACGGTCCCTACGAAATCCCGCCCATGCCCGAAGGCGCGCCCCACACCCACGCCATCGAAGAAGACGCCGTCCACTTCCTCATCCGTCAGGTCCACGCTCACCCGCATCAGGTCACCATCTACGCCGCCGGCCCGCTCACCAACATCGCCCTGGCCCTCAGCATCGACCCCGAATTCGCCCCGCTCACCCAGGGCATCATCCTCATGGGCGGCAGCCTCAACCCCCAGACCACCGACCCCGAATACGCCGAGAACCCACGCCACGAATTCAACTTCTGGTTCGACCCCGAAGCAGCGCACATCACCCTGCGCGCCCACTGGCCCCGCATCGACGTAACCACGGTCGACATCTCCATCAAAGCCCTCTTCACCCCGGCCATGATCGACGCCATCAGCAAGTCGTCCAATCCCGCGGCTCAGTACATCGCCAAATACTCCCAGGAGCGCTACTACATGTGGGACGAGATCACCGCCGCAGCCTGGCTCGACCCCACCCTCATCACCCACGAAAAATACGTTTACATGGACGTAGACATCAACCACGGCCCCAACTACGGAAACACCCTCACGTGGACCGACGACTTCCGCCCGCAGACAGACCTGCAACACGTCCATGCCCAGCTCGACCTCGACCTGCCCAGATTTCAAAAGATGTTCATCGAGTTAATGACCGCGCCGCCCCAAAAGCCATAA
- a CDS encoding Jag family protein produces the protein MPIADLQQSAKQIANFLNSVIHLGGLRLKYRISASAPPESAETGGAQVLNVELAGPDAPLLTQRGGELLRSLEHIAIQILRLDVREHDLVSFDALNFKALRAQEIQLSAETAAERVRQSGQPFSFPPSNSRERRMLHLAFKNMEDVESASVGEGQERYLVVYPKGKTHLPAPIPTMPSRSGYGSDRGNRNDRGRGDRPRRDSGYRR, from the coding sequence ATGCCAATCGCCGACCTGCAACAATCCGCCAAACAAATCGCGAACTTCCTCAATTCGGTCATCCACTTAGGCGGATTGCGCCTGAAATACCGCATCAGCGCCAGCGCCCCGCCAGAGAGCGCCGAAACCGGCGGCGCACAGGTCCTCAACGTAGAGCTCGCCGGCCCCGACGCTCCGTTGCTCACCCAGCGCGGCGGCGAACTCCTCCGCTCCCTCGAGCACATCGCGATCCAGATCCTCCGCCTCGACGTCCGCGAACACGACCTCGTCAGCTTCGACGCGCTCAACTTCAAAGCCCTCCGCGCTCAGGAGATTCAGCTCTCCGCCGAAACCGCCGCCGAACGCGTTCGCCAATCAGGCCAGCCTTTCAGCTTCCCGCCGTCCAACTCCCGCGAACGCCGCATGCTCCATCTCGCTTTCAAGAACATGGAAGATGTCGAATCCGCCTCCGTCGGCGAAGGCCAGGAGCGCTACCTCGTCGTCTACCCCAAGGGCAAGACCCACCTGCCCGCGCCCATCCCCACCATGCCCAGCCGCTCCGGCTATGGCAGCGACCGCGGAAACCGCAACGACCGAGGTCGCGGCGACCGTCCCAGGCGCGACAGCGGCTACCGGCGCTGA
- a CDS encoding glutathionylspermidine synthase family protein, whose amino-acid sequence MRRHRIEPRRNWRKCVEQVGLTYHSLEDGTPYWDESAYWEFSSAEIDRLEAATAEIQRLTLAAGDVILERDWLGRMGIPARVAGLIRETWQSEPPALYGRLDLAYDGRNIKLLEYNADTPTALVEAAVAQWYWLEERFPKDDQFNSLHEKLVAKWKDLGPYVSEPVFFGHDGSEEDSMTIAYLRDTAQQAGLRTAALAMREVGWESAQERFVAPGRHPIGTIFKLYPWEWLLEDAFGEHALATMNARQQKPVPGKVPWIEPVWKMMWSNKALLAILWELNPNHELLLPAYLDGPRNMQNYLRKPLFGREGAGITVFRNWAEDEGAVAANALDAKAASGKFVYQAMASMAQGDGKTAVLGSWLVDGEPAGMGIRESDGLVTTNTSQFVPHLFR is encoded by the coding sequence ATGCGGCGGCACAGGATTGAACCGCGACGTAATTGGCGAAAGTGCGTGGAGCAGGTGGGATTAACTTACCACTCGCTAGAGGACGGCACTCCGTATTGGGATGAGTCGGCTTATTGGGAGTTTTCTTCGGCCGAGATCGACAGGCTTGAGGCGGCTACGGCTGAGATTCAGCGGTTAACGCTGGCTGCGGGAGATGTGATTCTTGAGCGCGACTGGCTGGGCAGGATGGGGATTCCGGCCAGGGTTGCCGGGCTGATCCGGGAGACATGGCAGAGTGAGCCTCCGGCGCTGTATGGACGGCTCGATCTGGCCTATGACGGACGCAATATCAAGCTGCTCGAATACAACGCCGACACGCCGACCGCGCTGGTGGAAGCTGCGGTCGCACAGTGGTATTGGCTGGAAGAGCGATTTCCGAAGGATGACCAGTTCAATTCTCTGCATGAGAAGCTGGTGGCGAAGTGGAAGGATCTGGGGCCGTATGTCTCCGAGCCTGTGTTCTTCGGCCACGATGGCAGCGAAGAAGACTCGATGACGATTGCTTACCTGCGCGATACGGCGCAACAGGCAGGGCTGAGGACGGCGGCGCTGGCGATGCGCGAGGTCGGATGGGAAAGTGCTCAGGAGAGATTCGTGGCGCCGGGGCGGCATCCAATTGGGACGATTTTCAAGCTGTATCCGTGGGAATGGTTGCTGGAGGATGCTTTTGGCGAGCACGCGCTGGCGACGATGAACGCAAGGCAGCAGAAACCGGTTCCGGGGAAGGTGCCGTGGATAGAGCCGGTGTGGAAGATGATGTGGTCGAATAAGGCGCTGCTGGCGATTCTGTGGGAGCTGAATCCGAACCATGAGTTGCTGCTTCCGGCGTACCTGGATGGTCCGCGCAATATGCAGAACTATCTTCGAAAGCCGCTGTTTGGGCGCGAGGGAGCGGGAATCACGGTCTTTCGCAACTGGGCGGAAGATGAGGGTGCTGTGGCGGCGAACGCGCTGGATGCCAAGGCTGCATCGGGGAAATTTGTGTATCAGGCGATGGCTTCGATGGCGCAGGGGGATGGCAAGACGGCTGTCCTCGGAAGCTGGTTGGTGGATGGAGAGCCCGCGGGGATGGGGATTCGCGAGTCGGATGGGTTGGTGACGACGAATACCAGCCAGTTTGTGCCTCATTTGTTTCGGTAA
- a CDS encoding Z1 domain-containing protein, protein MTPEESLANFKDRTRLRDRYAKQLARLQRKEIATACIEETVEEASANLETAKERSLVIYGDPQSGKTEMMICLTGRLLDSGHRTIIHLMNDSVDLLNQNLRRFKEAGLAPAAKSSFELAASAKVPLSQEMVVLCKKNATDLGKLIESLEGRDSVVVIDDEADYATPNSKVNKNKKTKINALVEQVIGANGFYIGVTATPARLDLNNTLRNETEKWVRFRAHPAYTGPDVFFSVSSPVDYRLRHVSNQSSQSEAFSALIRFAITVGYLNSHVNGAEEYYTLLMHTSGNKSDHAIDRSTVQGFFDILMDDENSEFNSLVEQIRTTAPTLYPRANVRTIIEYVIENASRASIVVLNSERDRKLLGDRASEPTVPFTVIIGGNIVSRGVTFPNLLSMFFTRNVRGKLQQDTYIQRARMFGARGRYLEHFELTIPAQLYQDWHRCFVYHRLSLETILAKLGSPVWIGDSRISQVSNASIDRATVSTSSGEMGFGLFDFSTEMDTVVKGAPEEITTLESLHNLVGQGGLPSFLIKFIAGTARGSSGELAIHESSSIAGSSDAIQETISRAKGFLGQSQLEPRRFPNAQHHVKIFHNNAGKARLFYKYTGSVNFLKNSR, encoded by the coding sequence ATGACGCCAGAAGAATCATTAGCGAATTTCAAGGATCGAACTCGATTACGCGACCGCTACGCAAAACAACTGGCACGGTTGCAACGGAAAGAGATTGCTACAGCGTGCATTGAAGAAACTGTAGAAGAAGCGTCCGCAAATTTGGAAACTGCGAAGGAGCGTTCGCTGGTCATCTACGGTGATCCACAAAGCGGCAAAACAGAGATGATGATTTGCCTTACCGGCAGGCTCCTAGATTCTGGACACCGCACGATCATCCATCTGATGAACGACAGCGTTGACCTTCTCAATCAGAATCTTCGCCGCTTCAAGGAAGCCGGGCTCGCCCCCGCTGCAAAAAGCTCCTTCGAACTCGCCGCATCGGCAAAGGTTCCACTCTCCCAAGAAATGGTCGTTCTGTGCAAGAAGAATGCCACTGATTTGGGAAAACTTATCGAGTCGTTAGAAGGGCGTGACTCAGTCGTTGTTATCGACGATGAAGCGGATTACGCGACGCCGAATTCAAAGGTCAATAAGAACAAGAAAACTAAGATTAACGCACTGGTTGAGCAGGTGATCGGAGCAAATGGGTTTTACATCGGCGTTACCGCAACTCCGGCAAGGCTAGATCTCAATAACACACTGCGCAACGAAACTGAGAAGTGGGTCAGATTTCGCGCTCATCCGGCATATACCGGACCGGATGTCTTCTTTTCGGTCAGTTCTCCGGTTGATTATCGCCTGCGGCATGTCTCAAATCAGTCCAGCCAGAGCGAAGCATTTTCAGCCCTAATCAGATTCGCAATCACGGTTGGTTACCTAAACTCACACGTTAATGGCGCCGAAGAGTACTACACCCTGTTGATGCACACGAGCGGGAACAAAAGCGATCACGCAATCGACAGATCTACGGTGCAGGGCTTCTTCGACATCCTCATGGACGACGAAAACAGCGAATTCAACAGCCTGGTAGAGCAAATTCGCACCACAGCTCCGACGCTCTATCCAAGGGCGAATGTTCGGACAATCATCGAATACGTTATCGAAAACGCATCGCGGGCCTCTATCGTGGTCCTAAACAGCGAGCGAGACCGAAAGTTACTTGGCGACAGAGCAAGCGAGCCGACCGTCCCCTTCACAGTAATTATCGGTGGCAACATCGTGTCACGCGGAGTCACATTTCCTAATCTTCTTTCGATGTTTTTCACTCGTAACGTTCGAGGAAAACTCCAGCAGGATACCTATATCCAACGGGCGCGCATGTTCGGAGCCCGTGGAAGGTATCTTGAACACTTTGAACTCACAATCCCAGCCCAGTTATATCAAGACTGGCATCGCTGCTTCGTGTACCACAGGCTGTCTCTTGAAACCATATTGGCTAAGCTTGGTTCTCCCGTTTGGATTGGAGACAGCCGAATTTCTCAGGTTTCAAACGCTAGCATAGACCGCGCAACAGTTTCAACAAGCAGCGGCGAAATGGGCTTTGGCCTCTTTGATTTTTCGACAGAAATGGATACCGTGGTGAAAGGGGCGCCCGAAGAGATCACAACCCTTGAGAGCCTTCACAACCTCGTCGGACAAGGGGGACTTCCTTCGTTTCTGATCAAATTTATCGCAGGCACAGCAAGGGGAAGCTCGGGAGAACTTGCAATTCATGAGTCCTCGTCGATTGCGGGTTCGTCGGACGCTATCCAAGAGACGATTTCACGTGCAAAAGGATTTCTTGGCCAGTCTCAATTGGAGCCTAGGCGCTTCCCAAATGCTCAACACCATGTAAAAATCTTCCACAATAACGCGGGAAAGGCTCGCCTTTTCTACAAGTACACAGGATCTGTGAACTTCCTTAAGAATTCACGTTGA